In one window of Henckelia pumila isolate YLH828 chromosome 1, ASM3356847v2, whole genome shotgun sequence DNA:
- the LOC140863513 gene encoding uncharacterized protein, giving the protein MVTRVATTAWVDAGVIMTIKSIVEAVITISMMITGVSVCIGLCRWVQNLLSEETPEDVENWIRSMVFCLREFRCSEEQKMDTLDFLVEGRAQRWWRSASAHFITPRGVATWEEFRTAFHKLYFSLDLRQAKASELLGLWQGSMSIDEYHLNFFESLPYYPQIPDSTEAKYNLFLQDLNPEIHDRVAVGDDMTYDGLVSQCHQAEDSIRRNKSFLSSIPASSLGPRTQSFKNYVSNSSSSGSGDLMRFGRRIRDLVDIVVGIILPTGSSSQASVQQRPQGQYTKGSNLKPRASSQVFAMRHDQAVDENGKVIAGMFLLFDIPAFPLIDTCASHSFISARFVKRYKFPYISLDSVVVVSTPTGQSVLAKRLVLGCPLDFEGNVLMENLMIL; this is encoded by the exons ATGGTGACGAGAGTAGCCACGACAGCGTGggtggacgctggggtgatCATGACAATCAAGAGCATCGTCGAGGCTGTCATCACCATATCCATGATGATCACAGGCGTTTCAGtatgcataggtttatgcagatgggtccAAAATCTTTTGTCGGAGGAGACACCGGAGGATGTGGAGAACTGGATACGGAGTATGGTGTTTTGTTTACGGGAGTTCCGATGTagtgaggagcagaagatggataCTCTTGATTTCCTTGTGGAAGGACGAGCACAGAGATGGTGGAGATCTGCATCTGCACATTTTATTACACCCCgaggagttgctacttgggaagagttccgcacagctttccacaaGCTGTATTTTTCTCTTGATCTCCGACAGGCAAAAGCGAGCGAGTTGCTGGGTTTGTGGCAGGGATCAATGTCGATCGATGAGTaccatttgaatttttttgagtCCCTGCCTTATTATCCCCAGATTCCTGATAGCACGGAGGCAAAGTATAATCTATTTCTCCAGGACCTTAATCCAGAGATCCACGATCGAGTTGCTGTGGGAGACGACATGACTTATGATGGACTAGTGAGTCAATGTCACCAGGCTGAGGACAGTATCCGCCGTAACAAATCCTTCCTTTCCTCTATAcccgcgagttctttgggtccccgtactCAGTCGTTCAAGAATTATGTTTCTAATTCTTCTTCCTCAGGATCCGGAGATTTGATGCGCTTTGGCAGAAGAATCAGGGACCTTGTAGACATTGTGGTGGGAATCATCCTTCCAACAG GTTCTAGTTCTCAGGCTTCAGTGCAGCAGAGACCACAGGGACAGTATACAAAGGGTTCTAATCTCAAACCTCGTGCTTCCAGCCAAGTGTTTGCCATGAGACATGATCAAGCGGTGGATGAGAATGGGAAAGTTATAGCGGGTATGTTCCTGTTATTTGATATACCTGCTTTTCCACTCATTGATACttgtgcatctcattctttcatttctgcacgctttgttaagagatataAGTTTCCATACATATCACTAGACTCAGTGGTtgttgtttctactccgacaggTCAGTCTGtgttggctaagcgtctagtgttgggttgccctttagattTTGAAGGGAATGTTTTGATGGAGAATCTCATGATATTatag
- the LOC140892237 gene encoding probable aldo-keto reductase 2: MAATVDIIKLGSEGLQVSKQGLGCMRMSSGDGPPKPDPEMISLIRRAINSGVTFLDTADIYGPHKNEILVGKALKGVLREKVQIATKFGITFKDGKMEARGDPAYVRASCEASLNRLDIDFIDLYYVHRIDIRVPIEVTMGELKKLVEEGKIKYVGLSEASASTIRRAHAIHPITAVQNEWSLWSRDLEEEIIPTCRELGIGIVSYSPLGRGFFSLGPKLVENLLENDYRKNVPRFHGENFEANKLVYERICVMSSRKGCTPSQLALAWVEHQGTDVCPIPGTTKIENFNENLGSLSVTLTQQEMSELNSLVDAVKGDRSPFMGNTFFNSETPPLSSWKDE; this comes from the exons ATGGCAGCGACTGTCGACATAATCAAGCTGGGTTCAGAGGGATTGCAAGTATCCAAACAAGGGCTCGGATGCATGAGAATGTCCTCCGGTGACGGCCCGCCGAAGCCCGATCCCGAAATGATCTCCCTCATCCGCCGTGCCATCAATTCCGGCGTCACGTTTCTTGATACCGCAGACATCTATGGCCCCCACAAGAACGAGATTTTGGTTGGCAAG GCTTTGAAAGGAGTATTGAGGGAAAAAGTGCAGATAGCTACCAAGTTTGGGATAACATTCAAGGATGGGAAGATGGAAGCACGTGGTGACCCTGCATATGTTAGAGCCTCATGCGAAGCGAGCTTGAATCGTCTTGATATTGATTTCATTGATCTCTATTATGTTCATAGGATTGATATCCGTGTGCCTATTGAAGTTACG ATGGGAGAACTGAAAAAACTTGTTGAAGAAGGGAAAATAAAATATGTTGGCCTCTCTGAGGCGTCTGCTTCAACAATCAGAAGAGCTCATGCCATTCATCCCATAACAGCTGTTCAGAATGAGTGGTCTTTGTGGTCAAGGGATTTAGAAGAAGAAATAATTCCTACTTGTCG AGAACTGGGAATCGGCATCGTCTCATACAGTCCACTTGGACGTGGTTTCTTTTCATTGGGTCCTAAATTGGTGGAGAACTTACTAGAGAATGATTACCGTAAG AACGTTCCAAGATTCCACGGAGAAAATTTTGAAGCTAACAAGCTTGTATATGAGCGGATTTGTGTAATGTCCTCAAGAAAAGGTTGCACCCCATCTCAACTAGCATTAGCTTGGGTTGAACATCAAGGAACCGACGTTTGCCCTATACCTGGCACTACCAAGATCGAAAACTTCAACGAAAACCTTGGATCTCTATCCGTGACATTAACTCAACAAGAGATGTCTGAGCTCAATTCTTTGGTTGATGCGGTCAAGGGAGACAGAAGTCCCTTCATGGGAAACACTTTCTTCAACTCGGAGACGCCTCCATTGTCTTCTTGGAAAGATGAATAG